The genome window ACCAGTCAGAGAAATGGGAGACCTGAATGACCCAACTGCACTTTGAGCTCATCTCCATTTGCTTTatcatcattattttatttaacctgcATGTTTGTTCTTGACTTTCACAtttaaggaaaaacaaaagatgctTTAAGAAGTAAGTTAATCCTTCAACGACGCCTGGAAACCCTGGTTGTTTCTCAGCGTCTGGAAACGTCTCATTTTCTTCCATCGACTCATTTTCTGCGCGTTTTTGTCCCTCCGCTGGCGAAGCGTTGTTCTTCTAAAGCCTTACTCTGATCGGTGTTCAGGTCACCGCTGCCACTGACTGATCTCTcttccttgtgtgtgtgttttttttctcctcctcctcctgctgctgttgcGGATGACGGTGTactatttgtgtgtgtgtgtgtgtgtgtgtgtgtgtggtcttgTTCAGGAAACCGGATTAAACACCTTCCAGGAATATTTAATGTTCGCTCGCACAACGGCTCCCTCCTCCTAAACCCTAACCctgcaaaacaaaaggcaaTCCAGACAGGCAGAAGCAATCAATATGAAGTCTATGATGAACTCTGAATGGCATTTTTCTCCCAGATCTGTGTTGTATATTGTATGAGAAACACAACTTTTGGACTCCTAATGTAAATTTGCTTTAATTGCTGACTAACAGCGGAAGAATATTCTATTTAATTCCTTCTCTCTTGGCTGTGGGATCCTAGATGTTTAACTGCATGGATGTACTGTATCTCTGCAGCGTCAACTAGCAGCTGTGtgatttttacacaaaaaataaaaaaaacggcacAATATTTTAAACGTGGCTCCCGTCTGCTCACTTGTTGTTTCGCAATCCGGTAAATGTGCGGAAAATATAAAGGTGATCATGAGAAGTGTGGCCTTTTGGGTTTCCCATGAGGATCAGATTcacattaccttttttttttttttttttttttttttttttagtaagttGGACAGAAAAATGTGGATAAGAAATTATTCATGTTCCGGGACTGTTTCACTTCCCAcccaaataaatcagattttctgtTATCAGTCTGTCCATCCAAGaactgtccatccatctgtatCTCTTATCCATCTTTTCATTCACCAATCCCTCATACTTCAACCATCCATCCCCTCTACATCCTTCAGTCtcttattcatccatccatccatccttttgtCTCCTGACCTTCCTCTTTTTTCCTACCTGACCTCAGTAGAAACATCTGCCATGAATCCACCGTTCACTTCTGCCGTTATAATTTAGATCAGGACTAAGGGCTCTAAATTATATGATTAATATTAACAATTAGTCACATATTGCATCAATGAAATCTGaaaccagacttttttttttttttttttgcttttgtttgagTCCAGTGAATGAAACTATATTATAGATTTACGAGCAAGAAGCTCTTCAGAAATAAGTCAAATCCGGTATGTTTTAGCAGGTTTTTATTAAAGATACTTATTGCTGTTTTAAGAGCTGCTGAAACTTTGATCTCTGAAATCACAAAAAAAGTCAAGctcacaaaggaaaaaaaacactttaacctTTTTATAGAAAACAATCTGAACACAGTAGCAATGAAGATCGAGAGCCGTTTCACAAAACCGTGATTTGATGACGGGTTGAGACCAGATTTTCCAGTTTTCCTGACTCAGTCTCCGGTCTAGGCTAACCAGATACAcctgctttaaaatatttaatccacCTTTTTATCCAGTGCTGCAAACTCCCTTTTATAGTTATAACTTGGCCTCAAAATACTGTAAATGGGCCTATAAACTGAGCTGTCAGACATGCTGATATGTTTGGGCCTTTTAAGAATAATTAGTCCTCCCCGTCCAAATAAGACGGGATGTTTTGACTCGATTCCCAGCTTTCTCCTCTAATCCTGGGTTTCTGCTTTCTACTTTTTGTGAAACAGCCCCCAGATCTTAAAAAAGTCTCCAAAACGCATGGCACAAACATTACGTCctaaaaatacaggaaatattAGCATAAAACACTTATTGCAGCACGGGCCCCCGGTTATTCGGCCCAGCTCACACACACAATGCGAGGCCGTCCTGAACGTAGGAGGTTACTGCAGACTCCTGTCCGGCCTGTTTTCTACTGGATATCTTCTCTTACAGCAGGACTAATGAGAAAGTTTGGGCCGTAGAGGTTTAATCTTGGTGTTTGTTGCAGAAGCAGGACTGGAAGAGGAAGCTTGGAGTTGGCGCGTTGgctttttgggggggggggttgcgtCCTATCGGGTTGCGTTTCGATGGATTTGGAGCATTTCCCTGGTCAGCAGAAGTCGGAAGATCCTGACGGGAACTTCGGCTGGAACTTATTTTACGATGCTGTGAAGAAAGAAATGTAAGATCAGTTTCTGGGAATATTGTGAATTTTCTTTCCCGTTTATACAACAGATATGTGTGTGCATTAATTGTGAAGTGAGAAGGATGCATGTTGCTCCAGCTCCTTCCCAAGTAAAAATCAGATGTGCTTTGAAATTGGATTTCAGTCAGTCAATCAATTTATACACTCGGTTTAacgtgctggtgaagattctcagtcatccaggtcatggtcgttctaaaaaaaattaaaaacaaagcaactggacttgttttccgtagttgaacaCGTTTCGTTTCCTCtacaggaagctttctcaatcaatcaatctgctggcttaatgactttaacaaccatccattactaaggggtggacctgtttcggttgaatttgcatgttatctaagccattataaggcctttgtttgggcagtagtataaagcttggtactcatcattactctagaccaggggtgtcaaaacTTTTCGGTACAGGGGCCACAATTGTCAAGccaaaggaactcgagggccaaaaaaatgcacacaatttttttaaaaccaaaaaaaaaaaaaaaaactacaatataTGATTATTTCGAACAAATagattagtcttttttttttgtaggaaatgaatgtgtaaatgaTTGTAgattcaaaattttaaaaagggttttgctcatttgtcgtATTAAAAGAGGGTCGTCCAGTTTGCAAAtgattttgaataatttaatttgactctcaaacaataataaactttactcTTTTTGGTTTAGCAATATAACAACATTATTTGGGtcacttgctgtaattagccagtTTTAATAACTGAATTGAAAGGAGATTtgaatgcaccaaagtctgcatttgcgtaattaaatgtcattggacagacgttactatgaaattaaagatgattactttgtgttgtacttaacattttcaattgtaggattttaacttttctgtcataattttgccctaattaaaatctaaaatcttccatctgcatcagccacctgtgctggtggaccagaTCTTTCTTGAAATACAGTTGGGGGGGCCGCCCagaatcagtacaggggccacaaacggcccccgggccacactttggacacgcctgctctagaccttttgaattgagaaagcttcctggagaggaagcgaaacgtcttcaactacggaaaacaagtccagttgctttgttttttttacttttttttttttaacaatttcagTATTAATTCACAAACACATTCTGTTGCGCTTACACGAGTGTAAAGGgaacaggaagaagaaaaaaaaaaggtctgaatTTGTatttcagccccctttactctgacaccccttAATAAAACCGAGTACAACCCTTCTCAGTCCTCTTGATTGATAAATGATGTTCTGCATGGAGCTTAATCTCCTTATGTTTACACTCACACGCTGGTTTCCTTGTAGCGGTCCAGCGCCTCCTGAGCCACCACCTCGGAGAACTTTGGGTCGGTCCAGGGAATGTCGCCCGGCACGGTGAAGTTCATGGGCTGGGAGTCAAAGAGTTGCACGGACACTTTAGTTTCAGCCGGCTGCTTCTCTCCGCCCGGGTTCTCTCCGGTGTCTCCTTTGCAGATCACCTGCAGCACGGGCAAACAAGAGTTCCCGTCTGGTTTTCCTCTGCATTTATTACAGATGAACACATGACTATTTGGAAAAATAACGAGTAGCGGTCCATTCATGTTCTGCCTCTTAggatttttaaatgtcttttctgCCAAGGATTGACAGATTGGCCAAACATTATCACTCTTTATCACATTTCCAGCTTTACTCTTACACCTGCATCGCTAAAGCGGCGGTAAGTCAGTGGATGTAGAGAATGTACGGCTCAACATCACCAACCCTGCTGCAAGACTGCTATCGTTCAAATATAGTCAAGAGAAAGTTAGGATACCCTTCCAGTGTTGCCTTGTCTTTCCAACTTATTTAGACATTTGGATATTTAatcaatttcaacaatactggGAGATCCAGGTACtatatttaaacacaaaaaaaccctgaaaattcaattttaaaagttttttgtaaggcttaatttttaaaacaagttgTTTCCAGGAAAGAATAAATGGAGACAGCACAATTTTTCTTTGCCGTTCACATCTGTGTGTGCATTAATCAGCATTGTTAGGGAGGTTTGCCTGGTTTAAACCTAAGACCTTgctctctgaggccttcagaaagaAGATTGCAGAAGATTCATCTAAGTATGAATGCATGCAGTCCAATTTCGCCACGAAGACATGGCCGCTATGAGCAGCGGCTACGGTTTTAGCGATGGCTCCAAAGTCCGGGCCTGCGTACCCCCTTGATGCTGAAGATGCCGTCCTTGGTGTTGTTTGCCAGAGACGACACCCAGCCGAACTGCCTGTTGAGCATGTCGAGGACGGAGGATGTGTTGAACATCTGCTCCTCGAACCTCTTCAGCAGGGAGTTATACTTCTGGGTGAAATGCTCGGCCATGACCAGGgcatcctccagctcctccttcaGTGGGCCCTCCAGAGGCTTCTTCCCGGAGCAATCTGTCGGAGGACAAAGGTGAACGCTTCAGACAGATCAATGATCTGTAACGTCTATCAAAcacttttaagtattttactGATTTAGGACGAGATCcagatgagaaagaaatgctTTAGCTGCACTTTAGTATCCAAAGTTTGTACAAGAACTGATGCTgatcataaatatatttttatattctctatctctctagttatgctgctataggctaaggctactggaggacatcagggtctatttttctcactgtgctgatttctcctactgctctccaatttgcattgcttgttgttatttcagcttttcacCTTttagttctgtcatttttctcttcatagtagatacacctggtctggcgttctgttagctgtgacatcatccaggggagacagatcacccgcatttaccatataacatagaaagtactcctggatcaatgtgagcttctgtgctttctgtgtctatGCTCTgacttctctaacccccagtgggtcatggcagatgaccgttcacacgtttttccttcccgttaaaggggagttttcgtctccactgtcgcctcacgcatgctcagtgtgagggattgctgcaaatccatggacaatgcagacgactgtccactttggctctacgctccttcaggaggagtgaatgctgcttgtcaagactcaatataatctactgggtttctttagataggaaactttttgaccaatttgatttgattgaatttgactttataaagtgccttgagatggcgcGTCATGagtggcgctatataaataaaatggaatttaaTTGAATCGAATTATAACCATACGGTGTCAGATAGATCCTTATTTTTGTGCTCCAGTTTTAACACATCTCAATCTTATTCAGGTCTCTACATCGGGATCATTTAATGGCTCTGTGCAGGAGTTCTGTATTTTGAATTTAGGATGATTTAATGCAGTTCCCCCCACGTTCCGGATAGTTTTCCGTTGCGTTTAATTCCTATGCATCTTTCCGTTTCCTCACCAAGATGCTGGATCTCTTTGCACTTCTCGCACTCGTCGCGGAACTTGATGCAGCCAGCCGAGTTGCGGCGGATCTCCCTGCAGGTCATCCTGCCGTTGCCGAAGGGCCTCGTGATGATCACGTCCTCGTTTACGTTGCCGTCTGTTGCCGACAAACACAGGGCAGAAAAATTTGTAGTTAAAGTCAgaaatactgcaacatgatGGCGCGTTCACATTAGATAAATGGCTGAATTCCCACATCAGCATCAGCCCCTGAGGACTTGGGCTTCCTTCGTACAACTGAAACTTACAAGGCAGAAGTTCATGCAGACCTACCATAAATATTCTTTTTAAGTTTTGCCTCAGTCACACCAAGGTTATGTGCATGCGTGAGTGGACAAACTATTCCTTTGAATGCATGCAAGAAAACACTGGTAAAGTATATTAACGAGTGTATCTGGACTTTAATGAGTATTAAATTATTTGCTAATTTAAACTTCCTTGATAATCGGATCTACTTAAAAACAACAGCTGGTGGGCAAGAAGGCATCATCTAATGGTTATTATTGACGCCTGAAGATGCCACTCTTTATTTCAGTTGaactttgctgtattttttattatttattttggatcCTCGTCCTGGCTTGTTTGACACAGTTCCACATGTTTGACTTCTTTCTTCGTTGCTCTGACAGCAGATATGGAAACATTTTGGTGAGGAGCAATTTTCTTGCAGCCTCATGCAGATCAGCATTGAGTTCCCCAACTTGAATGTCATGTTCtattgtctttcccattttgaataTTGGCAAACAAATATGGCACCTAATTAGAAATTGCTTAAGCGTTCATGACCAGTTTTCTGGacctttttatttcagtgcAACCTGTAGGAGACCACATCTGAAACAATCTctaacccttttttttgttacctGAACACAAGTTTACACATTTTCTTCTTGGGCGAAGCCATCTTCAAACCCACCACCTACTTTCTGAACACCAGGACCCGGAAACATACCGTCATTCGTGGCGGCATCAGAGTTTAAGTCCATCATGGAGTTCATGGAGCCAAACAGGTTCCTGCTCATGCCCATCATGGGGGAGAACAAGCTCTGGAAGTTGTGGAAAGGATCGTGGAAAAGCATGTGGATGCTTCGGGCGCGACGAGTGACCGGAGCCAGGAATTTGGGAAAGAAGAACGCCGGAGGGTTGATGTGATCGGCAACCTGGAACGGACACagcttaaaatgtaaaattatacGAAAAAACTCACTGATTGTTACGTTTTAAATGCTTACAATGTTGTACCAATCCTGCAGCTCTGGcattgaaaaaacattttaaggaaTACAATTCTTTGTCTTTTAATCCTTTCATCGCCGTCAATTGTTCCTTATTGAAGACCTATTGACTTTCCGGTTTGAGGTTTAAGTTTTAGTTGGTACTTAAAAAAATCTTCATCTGACAGTTACCTGCGTTACCTGCTGCACTTCTAAATATGACAAAATTGACGCAATCTGCAGTGAAAAATATCCACTCTGCTTCTGCTTTCAATGGTTACTCGATGTTACCTTTGCGAAAAGTTTGATTTatactagtgttgcaccgataccgcactaaaatggtggtatcggtatcggcgagtaccaacaaatagggcaccgataccattttgatgtttgtatgtcacttgaacgcagctttctctctcccgacactcactagttctactgtattcactttgtattggtcttttttcctgctttacaaaggtagcagcttgacaaagccatgatggcaattattttacatccaattagtatgcagttcttcatatatacacacacatcaatatcaaacagatggtatcggtatggaatcggtatcggccaatactgcacagccaggtattgGGTGCAACACTAATTTATACTCAAAAAAAGctcctacccccccccccccccccccccccaaaaaaaagtaattacagCTTAATTACAGCCAAATGGATTAATTATAGGCAAATATTCCTGATACTGCTGGCATTCTGTAGTACCAAAACTgggaaattttatttttctataagcACCCCGACCAGCCTGAAAggatattaaaaatgctttttaggGCTCCTCTCTTCTCCCAGGCTTTCAAAGAATTGGAGTGAATAAGGAAGACTGAACAGAGCTTATGTATAATGATGTATGTTTTGATCCAGATCAGACTTCTCTGAGGGGTCAGCAAACTGCAGCTCTGGagcttttttctatttttcttattttttttttaacgtgtgTTCTGGTCATTTGAGCATGATTAAACATGCCGCCTTTAAtatggctgtaaaaaaaaaaagcttgttgcatttgtttttgttctgtttgtttaaatttgctAATTAATTCATGTCCCCGTTGAAGATGCGCATTTCTGTCAGCGTCTGTGTGAAATTCCCCTCGCACCTTCATGCTGTCTGAGAAGATGTTGTCCACGCCGTCCTCCATCTCCGTGTACTTCTCCTCCAGGTTCCTGAACTCCTTGCTCTGCCGCTGGCCCTCCTGCTCCAGCGTGTCGATCCTCTCCCCGTTGATCCAGATGGAGAAGGGAGATGTTCTGTTCAGCACGTCCTCCAGCTAAACGGCGGAGGTAAAGCGCAGGTTAGACCTTTTCAAAACGCCGTTATCCACTTTATTCCGGGGTCAGAGCGTATATCTTTTTAGGCGTCTGACCTGACGGCCCACCAATCCGGACCCGCTGCTGCAGGTCCTGGAGTAATATTTAACGCAGGTCTTCTTCAGGCAGGGCTTGCACTCCTCCCACAGAGCCTTCATGGTGTCGTTGcagacctcctcctccttcgCCAGCTTGGCCTCCATTTCCTCAGCGACGCGCATCGCCTCCTGCGTTAAACCACGCGTCATcagcacatttcagtcagtAAAGTCGACCAACTCCCCAGCAACACAGATTTGCTAAATTTTTTTACCTCCTTCTGCAGCTTCGTCTTCTCCAGAGCATCCACAAACTTCTTGTGGACCTCGGAGGATTTCTGCATCACGGTCTTCATCTCCTTCACGCCATCGATGGCGTTTTCAATCTGCTTGTCCAGATACTTCTCACCCTGGAGGGAGATCTCTGTAACCAACAGGCAACACGTGGGTCACGCTTGGTCAAACACCTTGACTGCATGATGAatacatcttcttttttttttttttccccccagtgtcctgtctagcaatgtggcaataggaattgatgtctcaatgccagatagagctcgacagattttgcttttacaagtggagcgaacagctttcgccatagtgctcccattgatttatgcttgtaaatagctttattgtgatacctgcagggagaatttcaaattatatggacattgcaatgggagagtaaaggaagaacaagaagtgagagagaaaaaaaaagagtagaggtgaaagaaagaagagataaaagggagagaatgataaaaccttctccgtctgctccatcacctggaaagagagatgcaaaaagaacagcacaaccaacagacataaagcaacagatataatcgaataacacctagatgccattgctaaatcatatatattattatgtaagctgacatgtgtaatgtgatacctgaaaaaagaaagtgaaagaataCATCTTCTTTACAataattgcccccccccccccccatacatcCAATTATGTGTGGTGCTGCAATTGTTGCAACAACTCCTATAAAATCAATTacacagacacattttatgaatTATGTTGCCCTtctaatttgtattttatttatttttttcctcctctgggGTTTAAATATGacaatgggaaagacaagaaaatgcGACACACAAGTTGAGATCACTGTCACTCTTTTAAATTGACCTTCTGTTAGaacaataatttaaagaaatactAAACAAAAAGAACTATAGCAAACAGGACTTTATGAGGGCCCACATTTATTTTGCAACCGGTCACAGCAAAGAGGATAGTAAGGGAggtaaaaaggagagaaaaagaggCTAACTTTTAAAAGGATTGGAGCAAAGGGAGGCATATTGTGGTTTCTGAGTCTCAACAACTAATATCAGATTACCTCTTCATCCCAAGTGCTTGTTTGGGATGCGTGACAAGAAAAATACCTTTTTACCCTTAATTCAAATGGAGTTTGCTGATTGCTACTGGGGCTGTAAATCCAATTGTGTGCGCTTTGACAAAAGGTGACTAGGACATGTACGTTCCATTTAGGTTCCCTTTTCATATTAAAAATGCATCCATCCTTTAAGCAGCTATTCGACATAGGTTTTTATTAAGCCcacatttatgtattaaaaatatGTCTCTTATCAATCTGAAGTGATATTCTAATCCTAAATGTGCTGTTTCATTATCACTTTAAGTAGAAAAAGCATCCTAGTGACCTGAAACAAAGGCTTAAAATCATCTGAAATACCTGTAATGAATGAacttttcatatatatatatatatatatatatatatatatatatatatatatatatatatatatatatatatatatatatagatagatagatagatagatagatatagatatatagatagatagatatagatagatatagatagatagatagatagatatatagatagatatgacTTGACATAAGTCTAATAAAGTGGCTTGAAAGATAAAATGAGTCtgtattttttacaataaataagTGAAATAGTAAACTTACCACTAAGTTCTTCATTGGATGGTGGCAGGATGCAGTTGGCTGAGGCCACAATGAGGGCCAACAAAGCCAGGGAGCCTCTGGACCCcttcttcttcatcatcatcatcatcattaacaTCCTCTCTGACCCTCAAGATGCGATGAGCGAGACCTGGAGgcaaatgttatatatatttttttactcatcTGAAACGTTTGTAAATGCTCC of Fundulus heteroclitus isolate FHET01 chromosome 15, MU-UCD_Fhet_4.1, whole genome shotgun sequence contains these proteins:
- the clu gene encoding clusterin, whose amino-acid sequence is MLMMMMMMKKKGSRGSLALLALIVASANCILPPSNEELSEISLQGEKYLDKQIENAIDGVKEMKTVMQKSSEVHKKFVDALEKTKLQKEEAMRVAEEMEAKLAKEEEVCNDTMKALWEECKPCLKKTCVKYYSRTCSSGSGLVGRQLEDVLNRTSPFSIWINGERIDTLEQEGQRQSKEFRNLEEKYTEMEDGVDNIFSDSMKVADHINPPAFFFPKFLAPVTRRARSIHMLFHDPFHNFQSLFSPMMGMSRNLFGSMNSMMDLNSDAATNDDGNVNEDVIITRPFGNGRMTCREIRRNSAGCIKFRDECEKCKEIQHLDCSGKKPLEGPLKEELEDALVMAEHFTQKYNSLLKRFEEQMFNTSSVLDMLNRQFGWVSSLANNTKDGIFSIKGVICKGDTGENPGGEKQPAETKVSVQLFDSQPMNFTVPGDIPWTDPKFSEVVAQEALDRYKETSVIVK